In a genomic window of Thermus albus:
- the gap gene encoding type I glyceraldehyde-3-phosphate dehydrogenase has product MKVGINGFGRIGRQVFRILHGRGVEVALINDLTDNKTLAHLLKYDSIYHRFPGEVGYDDENIYVNGKPIRATAIKDPKELPWGSLGVDVVIESTGVFTDADKAKAHLEAGAKKVIITAPAKGEDITIVMGVNHEQYDPARHHIISNASCTTNSLAPVMKVLEEAFGVEKALMTTVHSYTNDQRVLDLPHKDLRRARAAAINIIPTTTGAAKATALVLPSLKGRFDGSALRVPTATGSISDITALLKREVTAEEVNAALKAAAEGPLKGILAYTEDEIVLQDIVMDPHSSIVDAKLTKALGNLVKVFAWYDNEWGYSNRVADLVELVLKKGV; this is encoded by the coding sequence TCATGGGCGGGGCGTGGAGGTGGCCCTCATCAACGACCTGACCGACAACAAGACCCTAGCCCATCTGCTGAAGTACGATTCCATTTACCACCGCTTCCCTGGGGAGGTGGGGTACGACGACGAGAACATTTACGTGAACGGCAAGCCCATCCGGGCCACGGCCATAAAGGATCCCAAGGAGCTTCCTTGGGGAAGCCTGGGTGTGGACGTGGTCATTGAGTCCACGGGGGTGTTCACCGATGCCGACAAGGCCAAGGCCCACCTCGAGGCGGGAGCCAAGAAGGTGATCATCACCGCCCCGGCCAAGGGCGAGGACATCACCATCGTCATGGGGGTGAATCACGAGCAGTACGATCCCGCCAGGCACCACATCATTTCCAATGCCTCCTGCACCACCAACTCCCTGGCCCCGGTGATGAAGGTGCTGGAAGAGGCCTTCGGCGTGGAGAAGGCCCTCATGACCACCGTGCACTCCTACACCAACGACCAGCGGGTTCTGGACCTACCCCATAAGGACCTGCGTCGGGCGCGGGCGGCGGCCATCAACATCATCCCCACCACCACCGGGGCCGCCAAGGCCACCGCTTTGGTGCTTCCTTCCTTGAAGGGCCGGTTTGACGGGAGCGCCCTCAGGGTGCCCACGGCCACGGGGAGCATCTCCGACATCACCGCCCTTCTCAAGCGGGAGGTGACCGCGGAGGAGGTGAACGCCGCCCTCAAGGCGGCGGCTGAGGGGCCCTTGAAGGGCATTTTGGCCTACACCGAGGACGAGATTGTCCTTCAGGACATCGTCATGGACCCTCACTCCTCCATCGTGGACGCCAAGCTCACCAAGGCCCTGGGCAACCTGGTGAAGGTCTTCGCCTGGTACGACAACGAGTGGGGTTACTCTAACCGGGTGGCGGACCTGGTGGAGCTGGTGCTGAAGAAGGGGGTCTAG
- a CDS encoding phosphoglycerate kinase — translation MRTLKDLDARGKRILVRVDYNVPIKDGAVQDDTRIQESLPTLRHLLEQGASLVLLSHLGRPKGVDPKYSLAPVAEALGRYLTGVRFVPHSPGSDQAHQAVQALAPGEVALLENVRFEPGEEKNDPELAARYARLGEAFVLDAFGSAHRAHASVVGVARLLPSFAGFLMEKEVKALSRLLKDPEKPYAVVIGGAKVSDKIGVIENLLPRIDRLFIGGAMAFTFIKAMGGEVGKSLVEEDRLELAKDLLRRAESLGVKVHLPVDVVAAERIEAGVETRTFPADAIPVPYMGLDIGPKTQEAFAEALKGARTVFWNGPMGVFEVPPFDQGTLAVGRALAALEGAFTVVGGGDSVAAVNRLGLKERFSHVSTGGGASLEYLEKGTLPGIEVLE, via the coding sequence ATGCGCACCCTTAAGGATCTGGATGCCCGGGGCAAGCGCATCCTGGTGCGGGTGGACTACAACGTCCCCATCAAGGATGGGGCGGTGCAGGACGATACCCGCATCCAAGAAAGCCTTCCCACCCTGCGCCACCTTCTGGAACAAGGGGCCTCCCTGGTGCTTCTTTCCCACCTGGGTCGGCCCAAGGGGGTGGACCCTAAGTACTCCCTGGCCCCGGTGGCGGAGGCCTTGGGCCGGTATCTAACCGGCGTCCGTTTCGTGCCCCACAGCCCCGGTTCCGACCAGGCGCATCAGGCGGTGCAGGCCCTGGCCCCGGGTGAGGTGGCCCTTTTGGAAAACGTGCGCTTTGAACCGGGGGAGGAGAAGAACGACCCCGAGCTTGCCGCCCGTTATGCCCGGCTGGGGGAGGCTTTTGTCCTGGATGCCTTCGGGAGCGCCCACCGGGCCCACGCCAGCGTGGTGGGGGTGGCCAGGCTTCTCCCTTCCTTTGCGGGCTTCCTCATGGAGAAGGAGGTGAAGGCCCTCTCCCGCCTCCTTAAGGATCCGGAAAAGCCCTACGCGGTGGTGATCGGGGGGGCCAAGGTTTCCGACAAGATCGGGGTTATTGAGAACCTCCTGCCCCGCATAGACCGCCTCTTCATCGGTGGGGCCATGGCCTTCACCTTCATCAAGGCCATGGGGGGTGAGGTGGGGAAGAGTTTGGTGGAGGAGGACCGCCTCGAGCTGGCCAAAGACCTCCTAAGGCGGGCGGAATCCTTGGGGGTGAAGGTGCACCTCCCCGTGGATGTGGTGGCGGCGGAGCGGATTGAGGCGGGGGTGGAAACCCGCACCTTTCCCGCCGACGCTATCCCTGTACCCTACATGGGCTTAGACATCGGGCCCAAGACGCAAGAGGCCTTTGCCGAAGCCCTAAAGGGGGCCAGGACGGTGTTTTGGAATGGGCCCATGGGGGTTTTTGAGGTCCCGCCCTTTGACCAGGGCACCTTGGCGGTGGGGAGGGCCCTGGCCGCCCTGGAGGGCGCCTTCACCGTGGTGGGGGGCGGGGACTCGGTGGCGGCGGTGAACCGCTTGGGCCTTAAGGAACGTTTTAGCCACGTCTCCACCGGGGGCGGGGCAAGCCTGGAGTACCTGGAAAAGGGTACCCTCCCCGGGATTGAGGTCCTAGAGTAA
- the tpiA gene encoding triose-phosphate isomerase, translating to MRRVLVAGNWKMHKVPSEARVWFAELKRLLPSLQSEAAVLPAFPMLPLAKEVFSGSQVAYGAQDVSPHREGAYTGEVSARMLSDLGCRYTVVGHSERRRYHSESDSLVAEKAKRLLEEGIIPILCVGEPLEVRERGEAVPYTLAQLRGSLEGVNPPGPEALVIAYEPVWAIGTGRNATPEDAEAMHQAIRQALAELYGRAFADRVRILYGGSVNPNNFADLLSMPNVDGGLVGGASLELESFLSLLRIAG from the coding sequence ATGCGTAGGGTCTTGGTGGCAGGAAACTGGAAGATGCACAAGGTGCCTTCGGAGGCCCGGGTGTGGTTTGCCGAGCTCAAGAGGCTTTTGCCCTCCTTACAGTCCGAGGCGGCGGTGTTGCCGGCCTTTCCCATGCTGCCTTTGGCCAAGGAGGTGTTTTCCGGAAGCCAGGTGGCCTATGGGGCCCAGGATGTCTCCCCGCACCGGGAAGGGGCCTACACGGGGGAGGTTTCTGCCCGGATGCTTTCCGACCTGGGGTGCCGCTATACCGTCGTGGGGCATTCGGAAAGGCGGCGCTACCATAGTGAAAGCGACTCTCTGGTGGCGGAGAAGGCCAAAAGGCTTTTGGAAGAGGGGATTATCCCCATCCTCTGCGTGGGGGAACCCTTGGAGGTAAGGGAGAGGGGGGAGGCGGTGCCCTATACCCTGGCCCAGCTGAGGGGGAGCCTCGAGGGGGTCAACCCCCCGGGTCCCGAGGCCCTGGTCATCGCCTACGAGCCGGTTTGGGCCATCGGCACCGGGCGGAACGCCACCCCCGAGGATGCCGAGGCCATGCACCAGGCCATCCGCCAAGCCCTGGCTGAGCTCTACGGAAGGGCGTTTGCGGATCGGGTCCGCATCCTGTATGGGGGCAGCGTCAACCCCAACAACTTCGCCGACCTCCTTTCCATGCCCAACGTGGACGGGGGGCTGGTGGGCGGGGCCAGCCTGGAGCTGGAAAGCTTCCTGAGCCTTCTCAGGATCGCCGGTTGA
- a CDS encoding pyridoxal phosphate-dependent aminotransferase produces the protein MRLHPRTQAARESIFPKMSQLAARLQAVNLGQGFPSSPPPAFLREAVQRALGRFDQYAPPAGLPQLREALAEEFAVEPESVVVTSGATEALYVLLQSLVGPGDEVVVLEPFFDVYLPDAFLAGAEARLVRLPLEEGGFRLDLGALEAAITPRTRLLLLNTPMNPTGLVFREALKAVAELARRHQLFLVSDEVYDELYFGERPPRLRDLAPERTFTVGSAGKRLEATGYRVGWIVGPQEFMPTLAGMRQWTSFSAPSPLQAGVAEALRVARKEGFYEALRESYRKRRDLLLYGLRSLGLKALEPEGTYFLMAELPGWDAFQLLQVARVALIPASAFYREDPPPWLFRFAFCKGENEIALALERLAPVVNSPA, from the coding sequence ATGCGGCTCCACCCCCGCACCCAGGCGGCCCGGGAAAGCATCTTCCCCAAGATGAGCCAGCTCGCGGCCAGACTCCAGGCGGTGAACCTGGGCCAAGGCTTTCCCTCGAGCCCTCCGCCCGCCTTCCTGCGGGAAGCGGTGCAAAGGGCCCTGGGCCGCTTTGACCAATACGCCCCTCCTGCGGGCCTTCCCCAGCTTAGGGAGGCCTTGGCGGAGGAGTTTGCGGTGGAACCCGAGTCGGTGGTGGTCACCTCGGGGGCCACGGAGGCCCTATATGTGCTCCTCCAAAGCCTGGTGGGTCCGGGGGATGAGGTGGTGGTGCTGGAGCCCTTTTTTGATGTCTACCTCCCCGATGCTTTCCTGGCCGGGGCCGAGGCCAGGCTGGTGCGCCTGCCCCTGGAGGAGGGGGGATTCCGGCTGGACCTAGGGGCCCTGGAGGCGGCCATCACCCCCCGTACCCGGCTGCTCCTTCTCAATACCCCCATGAACCCCACGGGCCTGGTCTTCCGGGAAGCGCTTAAGGCGGTGGCGGAACTGGCCCGGAGGCACCAGCTCTTTCTGGTTTCCGACGAGGTCTACGACGAGCTTTACTTCGGGGAAAGGCCACCCCGGTTACGGGACCTGGCCCCCGAGCGCACCTTCACCGTGGGCAGTGCAGGGAAGCGCCTCGAGGCCACCGGCTACCGGGTGGGCTGGATCGTTGGGCCCCAGGAGTTCATGCCCACCCTGGCAGGGATGCGGCAGTGGACCAGCTTCTCGGCACCAAGCCCCTTGCAGGCAGGGGTGGCGGAGGCCTTGAGGGTGGCCCGAAAGGAGGGGTTCTACGAGGCCTTGCGGGAGAGCTACCGGAAGAGGCGGGATCTGCTCCTTTATGGGCTTAGGTCCTTAGGCCTAAAGGCCCTTGAGCCTGAGGGCACCTACTTCCTTATGGCCGAGCTTCCAGGTTGGGATGCTTTCCAGCTTTTGCAAGTGGCCAGGGTAGCTTTGATCCCCGCCAGCGCCTTCTACCGTGAGGATCCACCCCCATGGCTTTTTCGCTTCGCCTTTTGCAAGGGCGAGAATGAGATCGCCCTAGCTCTGGAGCGCTTAGCTCCTGTGGTAAACTCCCCGGCGTGA
- the pdhA gene encoding pyruvate dehydrogenase (acetyl-transferring) E1 component subunit alpha, whose product MKPKVIRYLDKGEFPIGEGEALALYRAMRRARFFDEKALLLQRQGRLGVYAPFMGQEAAQVGVALALDPGDWVVPSYRESAMLLARGLPIHVLILYWRAHPAGWRFPQGVRAVNPYIPIATQIPQAVGLALAGRYRGEGWVVGTSIGDGGTSEGDFHEGLNFAAVFDAPVVFLVQNNGYAISVPRQRQMRVDYIARRAEGYGIPGVVVDGNDVLAVYVEAKKAVERARKGEGPTLLEALTYRLAPHTTSDDPSRYRSREEEEAWRAKDPILRLRKALEEQGLWGVEAEEALLGELEEEFAREVALADQAPEPTPEMIVEHVYKEMGPDQRRAWEALRQGKHVEELW is encoded by the coding sequence GTGAAGCCCAAGGTAATCCGATACCTGGATAAGGGGGAGTTTCCCATAGGCGAGGGGGAAGCCTTGGCCCTTTACCGGGCCATGCGCCGGGCCCGGTTTTTTGACGAGAAGGCCCTTCTCCTTCAGCGCCAGGGGCGGCTTGGGGTCTATGCCCCCTTCATGGGACAGGAGGCGGCGCAGGTAGGGGTGGCCTTGGCCTTGGACCCGGGGGACTGGGTGGTTCCCAGTTATCGGGAGTCCGCCATGCTTCTGGCCCGGGGCCTTCCCATCCACGTGTTAATCCTTTACTGGCGGGCCCATCCCGCAGGCTGGCGGTTTCCCCAAGGGGTGCGGGCGGTGAACCCCTACATCCCCATCGCCACCCAGATCCCCCAGGCGGTGGGCCTGGCCTTGGCGGGGCGGTACCGGGGGGAGGGCTGGGTGGTGGGCACCTCTATAGGGGACGGGGGGACCAGCGAAGGGGATTTCCACGAGGGGCTTAACTTTGCTGCCGTCTTTGACGCCCCCGTGGTCTTCCTGGTGCAGAACAACGGCTACGCCATCAGCGTGCCCCGGCAGAGGCAGATGCGGGTGGACTACATCGCCCGGCGGGCGGAGGGGTACGGGATTCCTGGGGTGGTGGTGGACGGAAACGATGTCTTGGCGGTCTATGTGGAGGCTAAGAAGGCCGTGGAGAGGGCGCGGAAGGGGGAGGGGCCCACCCTCCTGGAGGCCCTCACCTACCGCCTGGCTCCCCACACCACCTCCGATGACCCCAGCCGCTACCGCAGCCGGGAGGAGGAGGAGGCCTGGCGGGCCAAGGACCCCATCCTCCGCCTCCGGAAGGCCCTCGAGGAACAGGGACTATGGGGGGTAGAGGCGGAGGAGGCCCTCTTGGGGGAGCTCGAGGAGGAGTTCGCCCGGGAAGTGGCCTTGGCGGACCAAGCCCCTGAGCCTACTCCCGAGATGATCGTGGAGCACGTCTACAAGGAGATGGGCCCCGACCAGAGGCGGGCTTGGGAGGCCTTAAGGCAGGGGAAACACGTGGAGGAACTATGGTAG
- a CDS encoding alpha-ketoacid dehydrogenase subunit beta, whose translation MVAEKARVLNLVQAINEALDLALARDERVLVFGEDVGQLGGVFRVTEGLQAKYGEKRVFDTPLAESGILGLAIGLAMGGLRPVAEIQFAGFLYPALDQILSHLGRWRHRSRGRVGLPVVVRAPYGGGVHTPEQHADSPEALLAHTPGVKVVIPSSPERAKGLLLSAIEDEDPVFFLEAIKLYRGVRAEVPEGYYTLPLGKARVVREGRHATLIGYGGMVEVMQEAASVAAKEGVEVMVVDLETLVPLDEETLLEAVRETGRAVVVYEAMRTGGFGAEIAARIAEGAIEYLKAPVVRVAGYDAPYPPFGAIEHHYRPNARRVLAALRRVLTY comes from the coding sequence ATGGTAGCGGAAAAGGCCAGGGTGCTGAACCTGGTTCAGGCCATCAACGAGGCCCTGGACCTGGCCTTGGCCCGGGATGAGCGGGTTTTGGTCTTCGGGGAGGATGTGGGCCAGCTTGGGGGAGTGTTCCGGGTCACGGAAGGCCTCCAGGCCAAATACGGGGAGAAACGGGTATTTGATACCCCCTTGGCGGAAAGCGGCATTCTGGGACTGGCCATCGGACTTGCCATGGGGGGATTGCGCCCGGTGGCGGAGATCCAGTTTGCCGGCTTCCTCTACCCGGCTTTGGACCAGATCCTTTCCCACCTGGGCCGCTGGCGGCACCGGTCCCGGGGCCGAGTGGGTTTGCCCGTGGTGGTGCGGGCCCCTTATGGGGGAGGGGTGCACACCCCTGAGCAGCATGCGGACTCTCCCGAGGCCCTTTTGGCCCATACCCCTGGGGTTAAGGTGGTGATTCCCTCGAGCCCTGAAAGGGCCAAGGGGCTTTTACTTTCGGCCATTGAGGACGAGGACCCCGTCTTTTTCCTGGAGGCCATCAAGCTCTACCGGGGGGTGCGGGCGGAGGTGCCCGAGGGCTACTACACCCTGCCCTTGGGGAAGGCCCGGGTGGTGCGGGAAGGGAGGCACGCCACCCTGATCGGCTACGGGGGCATGGTGGAGGTGATGCAGGAGGCGGCCTCAGTGGCGGCTAAGGAAGGGGTGGAGGTCATGGTGGTGGACCTGGAAACCCTGGTTCCCCTGGATGAGGAGACCCTCCTCGAGGCGGTACGCGAGACGGGGCGGGCGGTGGTGGTCTATGAGGCCATGCGCACGGGGGGCTTTGGCGCCGAGATCGCCGCCCGCATCGCCGAGGGGGCCATAGAGTACTTAAAGGCCCCGGTGGTCCGCGTGGCGGGGTACGACGCACCTTACCCTCCCTTTGGCGCCATTGAACACCACTACCGCCCCAATGCTCGCCGGGTGCTGGCGGCCTTGCGGCGGGTTTTGACATACTGA
- a CDS encoding arsenic resistance protein, producing MERVKTGLTPLDRAFPGLVLLAIALGLAMGKWVPQVGRVLEPFIPWGLFLMIYPTAAKVPFRALGRSALETRPLLVAILFNYLINPLLLFAFGWLFLRQYPELFAGLVLLGIAPCIGMVLVWADLAGAHRPLAVGLMVWNSILQIATVPLWLYALLGAKASLPLGAVFGSAFLYLGLPLLMAYVTQRLAFGWKGEGWFWERLAPRLGKVQLTALLATLVAMFALKGEAILEAPWLIGHMLLPLVLFFGLLFALSASFACLLLGLPLDKSLAVAFNVTGRNFELSIALALSAFAASPLVAVSTAVGPLIEVPFMLLLVEVGRRLMQSYPLCCQASSSGCSSA from the coding sequence ATGGAGCGGGTGAAAACGGGGCTTACTCCCTTGGACCGGGCTTTCCCCGGCTTGGTCCTCCTGGCCATAGCCTTGGGCTTGGCAATGGGGAAATGGGTCCCCCAAGTGGGGCGGGTCCTGGAACCCTTTATTCCCTGGGGGCTCTTCCTCATGATCTACCCTACAGCGGCTAAGGTGCCCTTTCGGGCCCTCGGCCGCTCGGCCCTGGAGACCCGCCCCCTTCTCGTGGCTATCCTTTTCAACTACCTGATTAACCCCCTTTTGCTCTTCGCTTTCGGTTGGCTTTTCCTGCGCCAGTATCCGGAGCTTTTTGCCGGGCTTGTCCTCCTGGGCATCGCGCCTTGTATTGGAATGGTCTTGGTGTGGGCGGATCTGGCGGGTGCCCACCGCCCCCTGGCCGTGGGCCTGATGGTGTGGAATAGCATCCTGCAGATCGCCACTGTTCCCCTTTGGCTATATGCGCTTTTAGGGGCAAAAGCTTCCCTTCCCCTAGGAGCCGTTTTCGGGAGCGCGTTCCTCTATCTGGGCCTTCCTCTTTTGATGGCTTATGTGACACAGCGGCTGGCCTTTGGGTGGAAAGGGGAGGGTTGGTTTTGGGAGCGGCTGGCACCACGCTTGGGGAAAGTCCAGCTTACAGCCCTCTTGGCCACCTTGGTGGCCATGTTTGCTCTCAAAGGTGAGGCTATCCTCGAGGCTCCCTGGCTCATCGGTCACATGCTCCTGCCGTTGGTGCTCTTCTTCGGTCTTCTCTTCGCCTTGAGTGCGTCCTTCGCTTGCTTGCTCCTAGGGCTTCCCCTGGACAAATCTTTGGCAGTGGCCTTTAACGTCACGGGACGGAATTTTGAGCTGTCCATTGCCCTAGCCCTTTCTGCCTTCGCTGCCTCTCCTTTGGTGGCGGTGTCCACGGCGGTAGGACCCTTGATTGAGGTTCCTTTTATGCTTCTTTTGGTGGAAGTGGGAAGACGGCTTATGCAGAGCTACCCCCTGTGCTGCCAAGCCTCGTCTTCCGGCTGCTCTTCAGCTTAA
- the hemL gene encoding glutamate-1-semialdehyde 2,1-aminomutase has protein sequence MERPISERLFSEAQGHIPGGVSSPVRAFKAVGGTPPFLVRGEGAYVWDADGNRYLDYVLSWGPLILGHGHPLVVQRVKEVAEQGLTFGAPHPLEVELAKAVKRAFPQVELVRFVNSGTEATMSALRLARGYTGRPYIVKFRGNYHGHADGLLVEAGSGALTLGVPSSAGVPEEYARLTLVLEYNDPEGLRDVLRKRGEEIAAIIFEPVVGNAGVLIPTEAFLEALHEAKAYGVLLIADEVMTGFRLAFGGATERFGLKPDLITLGKILGGGLPAAAYGGRREIMEKVAPLGPVYQAGTLSGNPLAMAAGLATLEILERNPGYYPYLEGLGAKLEAGLREVLSQKGIPHTVNRMGSMLTVFFTEGPVVAFRDAKRTDTELFKGFFHGLLDRGVYWPPSNFEAAFLSVAHGEEDVALTLEALDKAL, from the coding sequence ATGGAGAGGCCTATCTCCGAAAGGCTTTTTTCCGAGGCCCAAGGGCATATCCCCGGCGGGGTTTCCAGTCCCGTTAGGGCGTTCAAGGCGGTGGGGGGTACGCCTCCTTTCCTCGTGCGGGGGGAGGGGGCCTACGTGTGGGATGCCGATGGGAACCGGTATCTGGACTACGTGCTGAGCTGGGGACCCTTGATCCTGGGCCACGGCCATCCTCTGGTGGTCCAAAGGGTTAAGGAGGTGGCGGAACAGGGCCTCACCTTTGGCGCCCCCCACCCCTTGGAGGTGGAGCTGGCCAAGGCGGTGAAACGGGCCTTTCCCCAGGTGGAGCTGGTGCGCTTCGTGAACTCCGGGACCGAGGCCACCATGAGCGCCTTGCGCCTGGCCCGGGGGTATACGGGAAGGCCCTACATCGTCAAGTTCCGGGGCAACTACCACGGGCATGCGGACGGCCTCTTGGTGGAGGCGGGAAGCGGAGCCCTCACTTTGGGGGTTCCCAGCAGCGCCGGGGTGCCGGAGGAATACGCCCGGCTTACCTTGGTCTTGGAGTACAACGACCCTGAAGGCCTTAGGGATGTGCTTAGGAAGCGGGGAGAGGAGATCGCCGCCATCATCTTCGAGCCCGTGGTGGGCAACGCCGGGGTCCTGATCCCCACGGAAGCCTTCCTCGAGGCCCTCCACGAGGCCAAGGCTTACGGGGTCCTCCTCATCGCCGACGAGGTGATGACGGGTTTCCGCCTGGCCTTCGGTGGGGCCACGGAGCGGTTTGGACTCAAACCCGATCTCATCACCCTGGGGAAGATTCTCGGGGGAGGTCTTCCCGCCGCTGCTTATGGGGGAAGGCGGGAGATCATGGAGAAGGTGGCCCCCTTGGGGCCCGTGTACCAGGCGGGGACCCTTTCGGGAAACCCTTTGGCCATGGCCGCGGGCCTGGCCACCTTGGAGATCCTGGAGAGAAATCCCGGTTACTACCCCTACCTGGAGGGTCTGGGGGCGAAGCTGGAGGCGGGGCTTAGGGAGGTTCTTTCCCAAAAGGGTATTCCCCACACGGTAAACCGCATGGGTTCTATGTTGACCGTCTTCTTCACCGAAGGGCCGGTGGTCGCCTTCCGAGATGCCAAGCGCACGGACACGGAGCTTTTCAAGGGCTTCTTCCATGGCCTCCTGGACCGGGGCGTGTACTGGCCGCCCTCCAACTTTGAGGCGGCCTTCCTTTCGGTGGCGCATGGGGAGGAGGATGTGGCCCTTACCTTGGAAGCCTTGGACAAAGCCCTCTAG
- the mnmE gene encoding tRNA uridine-5-carboxymethylaminomethyl(34) synthesis GTPase MnmE, with protein sequence MTLKEPICAIATPMGKGAIGVVRLSGEGALGVASRVWRGRDPRSLKGGRFTLGEVVDPDTGEVLDQALLLVFRAPKSYTGEDACEFHTHGSPAVLRRVLEALVKAGARLAAPGEFTFRAYMNGKLDLAQAEAVLALVEAEGELARRQALRSLEGSFSQKIAGLEDRLLSLLAHIQALLDYPEEGVEPLEAKRVIGEVLEEVQALLAQGRASRLAQKGARLALIGAPNAGKSSLLNALLGYERALVSPIPGTTRDYLEAPLELFGIPLVAVDTAGIRDTQDPLERAGVERALRIAEEADLVLYVADRSAPKPPLPPLPPRSLKVATKADLPPVWEDPEFLPVSSLTGQGLDRLKEAIREALLGREGGEYLLTERQLQALHRARERLLEALDLPEDLMGLALEEAVRTLASLRGRREVSPEVVARIFQNFCVGK encoded by the coding sequence ATGACCCTTAAGGAGCCCATCTGCGCCATCGCCACCCCCATGGGAAAGGGGGCCATTGGGGTGGTGCGGCTTTCCGGGGAAGGGGCCTTGGGGGTGGCCAGCCGGGTGTGGCGGGGGAGGGACCCGAGGAGCCTCAAAGGAGGCCGGTTCACCCTGGGGGAGGTGGTGGATCCCGACACGGGGGAGGTCTTGGACCAAGCCCTCCTCCTGGTCTTTCGCGCGCCCAAATCCTATACGGGGGAAGACGCCTGTGAGTTCCACACCCATGGCTCGCCAGCGGTCTTGAGGAGGGTCCTGGAGGCCCTGGTGAAGGCGGGAGCCCGCCTGGCGGCTCCCGGGGAGTTCACCTTCCGGGCCTACATGAACGGCAAGCTGGACCTGGCCCAGGCGGAAGCGGTCTTGGCCCTGGTGGAGGCGGAAGGGGAGCTGGCCCGCCGCCAGGCCTTAAGGAGCCTAGAAGGGAGTTTTTCGCAAAAGATTGCCGGCCTGGAGGACAGGCTCCTTTCCCTGCTTGCCCATATCCAGGCCCTACTGGACTACCCCGAGGAGGGGGTGGAGCCCCTGGAGGCCAAGCGGGTGATTGGGGAGGTGCTGGAGGAGGTGCAGGCCCTCCTGGCCCAGGGCCGGGCCTCCCGGCTGGCCCAGAAGGGAGCCCGCCTGGCCCTAATCGGGGCGCCCAATGCCGGTAAGAGCTCCCTTCTGAACGCCCTTTTGGGCTACGAAAGGGCCTTGGTTTCCCCTATCCCCGGCACCACCCGGGACTATCTGGAAGCCCCTTTGGAGCTTTTCGGCATTCCCCTGGTGGCGGTGGACACCGCGGGGATAAGGGACACGCAAGACCCCCTGGAAAGGGCGGGGGTGGAACGGGCCTTAAGGATCGCCGAGGAAGCCGACCTGGTGCTTTACGTGGCCGACCGCTCGGCTCCCAAGCCTCCCCTTCCTCCCTTGCCCCCCAGGAGCTTGAAGGTGGCCACCAAGGCCGACCTTCCCCCCGTATGGGAAGACCCGGAGTTTCTTCCCGTTTCCAGCCTCACCGGCCAGGGCCTGGACCGGCTTAAGGAGGCCATCCGGGAGGCCCTTTTGGGCAGGGAAGGGGGGGAGTACCTCCTCACCGAGCGACAGCTTCAGGCCCTCCACCGGGCCCGGGAGAGGCTTCTAGAGGCCTTGGACCTCCCCGAGGACCTGATGGGGCTGGCTCTGGAGGAAGCCGTGCGCACCCTGGCCTCCCTAAGGGGCAGGAGGGAGGTTTCCCCGGAGGTGGTGGCCCGCATCTTCCAGAACTTTTGCGTAGGGAAGTAG